One Gossypium raimondii isolate GPD5lz chromosome 3, ASM2569854v1, whole genome shotgun sequence genomic window carries:
- the LOC105796529 gene encoding receptor like protein 21 isoform X2: MMMMMKWKWLRFIRMAVMLLVLEGCRWCTTDACLEHERIALLHLKPFFNDGNQLNSWVEVKGSDCCKWERVECNTTTRRLIQLSLNSTKWEYDMDNRNLNAWYLNASMFLPFEELKSLYLSGNAISGNLENEGFGKLSSTLSNLEILDLSENYLNDSILLSLSELSSLRYLDLSHNKLEGSSHLRDGTQLRLTNLEELDLSGNLFRNNTISFLQGLSSLKSLNMRSNSLQGSLDTKGLSNLTNLKKLDLSGNQIESFQSFKDGGRKLELTHLEELNLDGNLFNTSAFASLNKLSNLKSLSIRVNQLKGSIDMKDLEAFIKLRELDMSYNELRDFVIHQDSNVLSNLEEIYLDNSTLNTNILQSIGVFASLKTLSLSDCGLIGPLPNQGWCDLRNLEVLEVSENALEGMLPHCFSNLTSLRVLDISRNHFQIPLSFAPFANLSNLKALSSNENKMVLEPSFYTSIPKFQLEVISLSKCITSQQLSRKVPTFLYYQYDLRYVDLSHNNLSGTLPTWLLENNTKLEELILKGNSFTGPLSRSSALISNVSSIDISENKLQGQIPTGICSTFPHLRRLLLSKNAFEGNIPLCLSGMKYLSFLDLSNNQLYGKVPEELITKGSLIILKLSNNNFSGNVVPVILSANGVENLYLDGNNFSGEMTNVNASTFEFPYSLSQIDLSNNKLHGKLPRWIGNASFLWRLDLSNNGFEGSIPMEFCKLNRLEFLDLSQNNLSGSIPSCFNPPYIEHVHIHGNRLRGPLSLAFYNSSSIVSLDLRGNNLTGSIPKWIYTLSSLSVLLLKDNHFHGKVPVELCKLHSLSIIDLSQNMFSGPIPSCLGNLSLLMQTKKILDTEFYGPIEEDETTRSMILNLGIDSSYPDSYLEEVIEFTTKSGIFLYEGNILSYMTGIDLSCNNLTGHIPPELGNLSEIHSLNLSHNKLTGVIPSSFAKLHQIESLDLSYNNLSGEIPNQLVELNSLEVFSVAYNNLSGSIPEKAQFGTFIENSYEGNPFLCGAILHKSCSKIDSPSTILTVSEDKGEDGLIGDFCVSFLVSYVVVLLTIFVVLYINPYWQRAWFSLVGKCITTCRYSNVGKFLTYHIFKRYV, translated from the exons atgatgatgatgatgaagtgGAAATGGTTAAGGTTTATTAGGATGGCAGTAATGTTGTTGGTGTTAGAAGGATGCAGATGGTGTACTACTGATGCTTGTTTGGAGCATGAGAGAATCGCTCTCTTGCATCTCAAACCTTTCTTCAATGATGGTAATCAATTGAATAGTTGGGTTGAGGTGAAGGGTTCAGATTGTTGTAAATGGGAAAGAGTTGAGTGTAACACCACCACTAGGAGACTCATACAACTCTCCCTTAATTCTACAAAATGGGAATACGACATGGATAATAGGAATCTCAATGCCTGGTATCTCAATGCCTCTATGTTTCTTCCCTTTGAGGAATTGAAGAGTCTTTATTTGTCGGGGAATGCCATAAGTGGTAATCTTGAAAATGAAG GCTTTGGAAAACTATCATCCACGTTGAGTAATTTGGAGATCCTTGACTTAAGTGAAAACTACTTGAATGACAGCATTTTGTTATCTTTGAGTGAGCTTTCATCTCTCCGGTATTTAGATCTATCACACAACAAATTAGAAGGATCAAGTCATCTAAGAG ATGGAACACAATTGAGGCTAACAAACTTAGAGGAACTTGATTTGAGTGGTAATCTCTTTCGGAACAACACAATTTCCTTTCTTCAAGGGCTTTCAAGCCTAAAGTCCTTGAATATGAGGTCGAACAGTTTGCAAGGCTCATTAGATACTAAAG GATTGAgcaatttaacaaatttgaaGAAACTCGATTTAAGTGGGAATCAAATTGAAAGCTTTCAATCCTTTAAAG ATGGTGGTAGAAAATTGGAGTTGACCCACTTGGAAGAGCTTAATTTAGATGGAAATCTCTTCAATACTAGTGCATTTGCATCCCTTAACAAgctttcaaatttgaaatcgTTGAGCATAAGGGTCAATCAATTGAAAGGATCAATAGATATGAAAg ATTTGGAagcatttatcaaattaaggGAACTAGATATGAGCTATAATGAATTGAGAGATTTTGTGATCCACCAAg ATTCAAATGTGTTGAGCAATTTGGAGGAAATATATCTTGACAATTCTACTCTCAACACCAACATTTTGCAAAGCATTGGAGTATTTGCTTCTCTTAAAACATTGTCTTTATCTGATTGTGGACTTATTGGTCCCTTACCTAATCAAG gaTGGTGTGATCTAAGGAACCTTGAAGTGTTGGAAGTGAGTGAGAATGCACTTGAGGGGATGCTTCCTCATTGTTTTAGTAACTTGACATCTCTTCGTGTGTTAGATATTTCAAGAAACCATTTTCAAATTCCACTGTCATTTGCACCATTTGCAAACCTTTCAAACCTCAAAGCCCTCTCCAGTAATGAAAACAAAATGGTATTGGAACCTTCCTTTTATACCTCAATCCCAAAGTTCCAATTGGAAGTCATCAGTTTGTCAAAGTGCATAACATCTCAACAACTCAGTCGAAAAGTTCCTACCTTCCTTTACTACCAATATGACTTGAGATATGTGGATCTTTCTCATAACAATCTCAGTGGAACTTTACCAACTTGGTTGCTAGAAAACAACACAAAGTTAGAAGAACTCATCTTGAAGGGTAATTCATTTACAGGTCCTCTCTCACGTTCGTCAGCTCTTATTTCTAATGTATCTTCAATTGACATATCTGAAAACAAATTACAAGGTCAAATTCCGACTGGTATATGTTCAACTTTTCCACATTTGAGGCGGTTACTCTTATCCAAGAATGCTTTTGAAGGTAATATCCCACTTTGTTTAAGTGGCATGAAGTACTTATCATTTTTAGATCTATCAAACAATCAATTGTATGGAAAAGTACCAGAAGAGTTGATCACGAAAGGCTCACTGATCATTTTGAAACTATCAAATAACAACTTCAGTGGAAATGTAGTTCCTGTGATTCTCAGCGCGAATGGGGTGGAGAATTTATATTTGGATGGAAATAATTTTTCAGGAGAGATGACAAATGTTAATGCCTCTACTTTTGAGTTTCCATATTCACTAAGCCAAATTGATCTCAGTAACAACAAGTTGCATGGAAAGCTCCCAAGATGGATAGGGAATGCATCATTTTTGTGGAGATTAGATTTGTCTAATAATGGTTTTGAAGGTTCTATTCCAATGGAATTTTGCAAGTTGAATAGGTTGGAATTTTTGGATCTTTCTCAGAATAATTTATCTGGCTCTATACCGTCATGTTTTAATCCACCATACATAGAGCATGTCCACATCCACGGGAATAGACTGAGAGGCCCACTGTCGCTTGCTTTTTATAATAGCTCTTCAATAGTGAGTTTAGATCTTAGAGGAAACAATTTGACAGGTAGTATTCCAAAATGGATTTACACGCTTTCTTCTTTGAGTGTTCTTCTCTTGAAAGATAATCATTTTCATGGTAAAGTTCCTGTTGAGTTATGCAAGTTGCATTCTTTAAGCATCATAGATCTTTCTCAAAATATGTTTTCTGGTCCTATACCTTCTTGCTTGGGAAATTTATCTCTTCTAATGCAAACGAAGAAGATTCTAGACACTGAGTTCTATGGGCCTATAGAAGAGGATGAAACAACACGCAGTATGATACTAAATTTGGGAATAGATTCTTCCTATCCTGACAGCTACTTAGAAGAAGTAATAGAGTTCACAACAAAGAGTGGGATCTTTTTGTACGAGGGCAACATCCTTTCATATATGACCGGGATTGATTTATCTTGCAACAACTTAACTGGTCATATCCCACCAGAATTAGGGAACTTAAGTGAAATCCATTCTTTAAACTTGTCGCACAATAAGTTGACAGGAGTTATACCCTCGTCATTCGCAAAACTACATCAAATTGAGAGTTTGGACCTTTCTTACAACAATTTGAGTGGTGAAATCCCCAATCAGTTGGTAGAGTTGAACTCTTTGGAGGTTTTCAGCGTGGCATACAACAACTTGTCAGGTAGTATTCCCGAAAAAGCTCAATTTGGGACCTTTATTGAAAACAGTTATGAGGGAAATCCTTTTCTTTGTGGAGCTATATTGCATAAAAGTTGTTCCAAAATCGATTCGCCATCAACGATATTAACTGTATCAGAAGATAAAGGAGAAGATGGTTTGATAGGTGATTTTTGTGTGAGCTTTTTGGTTTCTTATGTAGTTGTGTTGTTGACAATTTTTGTTGTCCTCTACATAAATCCATACTGGCAAAGAGCTTGGTTTTCTCTCGTTGGGAAATGCATCACCACCTGTCGCTACTCAAATGTGGGCAAGTTTCTTACTTATCACATTTTCAAGCGATATGTTTAG
- the LOC105796529 gene encoding receptor-like protein 9a isoform X1, whose amino-acid sequence MMMMMKWKWLRFIRMAVMLLVLEGCRWCTTDACLEHERIALLHLKPFFNDGNQLNSWVEVKGSDCCKWERVECNTTTRRLIQLSLNSTKWEYDMDNRNLNAWYLNASMFLPFEELKSLYLSGNAISGNLENEGFGKLSSTLSNLEILDLSENYLNDSILLSLSELSSLRYLDLSHNKLEGSSHLRGFQLLSRLNNLETLDLSWNSLKNSILFHMRNLSSLKTLRLSGNELKGRMDHIQDGTQLRLTNLEELDLSGNLFRNNTISFLQGLSSLKSLNMRSNSLQGSLDTKGLSNLTNLKKLDLSGNQIESFQSFKDGGRKLELTHLEELNLDGNLFNTSAFASLNKLSNLKSLSIRVNQLKGSIDMKDLEAFIKLRELDMSYNELRDFVIHQDSNVLSNLEEIYLDNSTLNTNILQSIGVFASLKTLSLSDCGLIGPLPNQGWCDLRNLEVLEVSENALEGMLPHCFSNLTSLRVLDISRNHFQIPLSFAPFANLSNLKALSSNENKMVLEPSFYTSIPKFQLEVISLSKCITSQQLSRKVPTFLYYQYDLRYVDLSHNNLSGTLPTWLLENNTKLEELILKGNSFTGPLSRSSALISNVSSIDISENKLQGQIPTGICSTFPHLRRLLLSKNAFEGNIPLCLSGMKYLSFLDLSNNQLYGKVPEELITKGSLIILKLSNNNFSGNVVPVILSANGVENLYLDGNNFSGEMTNVNASTFEFPYSLSQIDLSNNKLHGKLPRWIGNASFLWRLDLSNNGFEGSIPMEFCKLNRLEFLDLSQNNLSGSIPSCFNPPYIEHVHIHGNRLRGPLSLAFYNSSSIVSLDLRGNNLTGSIPKWIYTLSSLSVLLLKDNHFHGKVPVELCKLHSLSIIDLSQNMFSGPIPSCLGNLSLLMQTKKILDTEFYGPIEEDETTRSMILNLGIDSSYPDSYLEEVIEFTTKSGIFLYEGNILSYMTGIDLSCNNLTGHIPPELGNLSEIHSLNLSHNKLTGVIPSSFAKLHQIESLDLSYNNLSGEIPNQLVELNSLEVFSVAYNNLSGSIPEKAQFGTFIENSYEGNPFLCGAILHKSCSKIDSPSTILTVSEDKGEDGLIGDFCVSFLVSYVVVLLTIFVVLYINPYWQRAWFSLVGKCITTCRYSNVGKFLTYHIFKRYV is encoded by the exons atgatgatgatgatgaagtgGAAATGGTTAAGGTTTATTAGGATGGCAGTAATGTTGTTGGTGTTAGAAGGATGCAGATGGTGTACTACTGATGCTTGTTTGGAGCATGAGAGAATCGCTCTCTTGCATCTCAAACCTTTCTTCAATGATGGTAATCAATTGAATAGTTGGGTTGAGGTGAAGGGTTCAGATTGTTGTAAATGGGAAAGAGTTGAGTGTAACACCACCACTAGGAGACTCATACAACTCTCCCTTAATTCTACAAAATGGGAATACGACATGGATAATAGGAATCTCAATGCCTGGTATCTCAATGCCTCTATGTTTCTTCCCTTTGAGGAATTGAAGAGTCTTTATTTGTCGGGGAATGCCATAAGTGGTAATCTTGAAAATGAAG GCTTTGGAAAACTATCATCCACGTTGAGTAATTTGGAGATCCTTGACTTAAGTGAAAACTACTTGAATGACAGCATTTTGTTATCTTTGAGTGAGCTTTCATCTCTCCGGTATTTAGATCTATCACACAACAAATTAGAAGGATCAAGTCATCTAAGAG gTTTTCAATTGCTTTCAAGACTCAATAACTTGGAAACTCTTGATTTAAgttggaattctttgaagaaTAGCATTTTGTTCCATATGAGAAATCTTTCATCCTTGAAGACTTTAAGATTGAGTGGTAATGAGTTGAAAGGAAGGATGGATCATATTCAAG ATGGAACACAATTGAGGCTAACAAACTTAGAGGAACTTGATTTGAGTGGTAATCTCTTTCGGAACAACACAATTTCCTTTCTTCAAGGGCTTTCAAGCCTAAAGTCCTTGAATATGAGGTCGAACAGTTTGCAAGGCTCATTAGATACTAAAG GATTGAgcaatttaacaaatttgaaGAAACTCGATTTAAGTGGGAATCAAATTGAAAGCTTTCAATCCTTTAAAG ATGGTGGTAGAAAATTGGAGTTGACCCACTTGGAAGAGCTTAATTTAGATGGAAATCTCTTCAATACTAGTGCATTTGCATCCCTTAACAAgctttcaaatttgaaatcgTTGAGCATAAGGGTCAATCAATTGAAAGGATCAATAGATATGAAAg ATTTGGAagcatttatcaaattaaggGAACTAGATATGAGCTATAATGAATTGAGAGATTTTGTGATCCACCAAg ATTCAAATGTGTTGAGCAATTTGGAGGAAATATATCTTGACAATTCTACTCTCAACACCAACATTTTGCAAAGCATTGGAGTATTTGCTTCTCTTAAAACATTGTCTTTATCTGATTGTGGACTTATTGGTCCCTTACCTAATCAAG gaTGGTGTGATCTAAGGAACCTTGAAGTGTTGGAAGTGAGTGAGAATGCACTTGAGGGGATGCTTCCTCATTGTTTTAGTAACTTGACATCTCTTCGTGTGTTAGATATTTCAAGAAACCATTTTCAAATTCCACTGTCATTTGCACCATTTGCAAACCTTTCAAACCTCAAAGCCCTCTCCAGTAATGAAAACAAAATGGTATTGGAACCTTCCTTTTATACCTCAATCCCAAAGTTCCAATTGGAAGTCATCAGTTTGTCAAAGTGCATAACATCTCAACAACTCAGTCGAAAAGTTCCTACCTTCCTTTACTACCAATATGACTTGAGATATGTGGATCTTTCTCATAACAATCTCAGTGGAACTTTACCAACTTGGTTGCTAGAAAACAACACAAAGTTAGAAGAACTCATCTTGAAGGGTAATTCATTTACAGGTCCTCTCTCACGTTCGTCAGCTCTTATTTCTAATGTATCTTCAATTGACATATCTGAAAACAAATTACAAGGTCAAATTCCGACTGGTATATGTTCAACTTTTCCACATTTGAGGCGGTTACTCTTATCCAAGAATGCTTTTGAAGGTAATATCCCACTTTGTTTAAGTGGCATGAAGTACTTATCATTTTTAGATCTATCAAACAATCAATTGTATGGAAAAGTACCAGAAGAGTTGATCACGAAAGGCTCACTGATCATTTTGAAACTATCAAATAACAACTTCAGTGGAAATGTAGTTCCTGTGATTCTCAGCGCGAATGGGGTGGAGAATTTATATTTGGATGGAAATAATTTTTCAGGAGAGATGACAAATGTTAATGCCTCTACTTTTGAGTTTCCATATTCACTAAGCCAAATTGATCTCAGTAACAACAAGTTGCATGGAAAGCTCCCAAGATGGATAGGGAATGCATCATTTTTGTGGAGATTAGATTTGTCTAATAATGGTTTTGAAGGTTCTATTCCAATGGAATTTTGCAAGTTGAATAGGTTGGAATTTTTGGATCTTTCTCAGAATAATTTATCTGGCTCTATACCGTCATGTTTTAATCCACCATACATAGAGCATGTCCACATCCACGGGAATAGACTGAGAGGCCCACTGTCGCTTGCTTTTTATAATAGCTCTTCAATAGTGAGTTTAGATCTTAGAGGAAACAATTTGACAGGTAGTATTCCAAAATGGATTTACACGCTTTCTTCTTTGAGTGTTCTTCTCTTGAAAGATAATCATTTTCATGGTAAAGTTCCTGTTGAGTTATGCAAGTTGCATTCTTTAAGCATCATAGATCTTTCTCAAAATATGTTTTCTGGTCCTATACCTTCTTGCTTGGGAAATTTATCTCTTCTAATGCAAACGAAGAAGATTCTAGACACTGAGTTCTATGGGCCTATAGAAGAGGATGAAACAACACGCAGTATGATACTAAATTTGGGAATAGATTCTTCCTATCCTGACAGCTACTTAGAAGAAGTAATAGAGTTCACAACAAAGAGTGGGATCTTTTTGTACGAGGGCAACATCCTTTCATATATGACCGGGATTGATTTATCTTGCAACAACTTAACTGGTCATATCCCACCAGAATTAGGGAACTTAAGTGAAATCCATTCTTTAAACTTGTCGCACAATAAGTTGACAGGAGTTATACCCTCGTCATTCGCAAAACTACATCAAATTGAGAGTTTGGACCTTTCTTACAACAATTTGAGTGGTGAAATCCCCAATCAGTTGGTAGAGTTGAACTCTTTGGAGGTTTTCAGCGTGGCATACAACAACTTGTCAGGTAGTATTCCCGAAAAAGCTCAATTTGGGACCTTTATTGAAAACAGTTATGAGGGAAATCCTTTTCTTTGTGGAGCTATATTGCATAAAAGTTGTTCCAAAATCGATTCGCCATCAACGATATTAACTGTATCAGAAGATAAAGGAGAAGATGGTTTGATAGGTGATTTTTGTGTGAGCTTTTTGGTTTCTTATGTAGTTGTGTTGTTGACAATTTTTGTTGTCCTCTACATAAATCCATACTGGCAAAGAGCTTGGTTTTCTCTCGTTGGGAAATGCATCACCACCTGTCGCTACTCAAATGTGGGCAAGTTTCTTACTTATCACATTTTCAAGCGATATGTTTAG